A portion of the Manihot esculenta cultivar AM560-2 chromosome 2, M.esculenta_v8, whole genome shotgun sequence genome contains these proteins:
- the LOC122723087 gene encoding putative pectinesterase 63 encodes MARGHCVDATHCVLIAILVVATTVSSDDTTPIPADDSKVSNWFQTNVKPWKSRKGTLDPALEAAEAKSKIITVSKDGKGKFKTVTDAIKSISSQNKERAIIKIGPGVYTEKIEIEKTKPFITFLGDPKAMPTLAFGGTARKYGTHYSGTVTVDSDYFMGVNIIFQNTAPKPQSNKPGGQAVALRINGDKAAFYNCKFLGFQDTLCDDRGHHFYRNCYIEGTVDFIFGRGRSLYLESQLNVVDNKDLTFITAQGKEEKSENFGYSFVQCKITGSGSGSFLGRAWRKMPQVIFSYTEMGAVVNPLGWSDNRQPDRDSTVFFAEYKNSGLGSNPKGRVKFTKQLKDAQAKNFLSLGYIQGSKWLLPPPK; translated from the exons ATGGCAAGAGGGCACTGCGTTGATGCAACTCATTGTGTCCTCATTGCCATTCTTGTTGTTGCAACCACCGTTAGCTCTGATGATACAACACCAATACCAGCCGATGATTCTAAAGTAAGTAATTGGTTCCAAACTAATGTTAAGCCTTGGAAAAGTCGTAAAGGCACCTTAGATCCTGCTCTTGAAGCTGCTGAGGCCAAATCAAAAATAATTACGGTCTCAAAAGATGGAAAAGGAAAGTTCAAGACTGTTACTGATGCGATTAAAAGTATTTCATCACAAAACAAAGAACGTGCAATTATAAAAATTGGTCCTGGAGTCTACACCgagaaaattgaaattgaaaaaactAAGCCTTTTATTACATTTCTTGGAGATCCTAAAGCCATGCCCACCTTGGCATTTGGTGGCACCGCTCGTAAATATGGAACTCATTATAGTGGTACTGTAACTGTAGATTCTGATTATTTCATGGgggttaatattatttttcag AATACTGCACCAAAACCCCAATCGAACAAGCCGGGAGGTCAGGCAGTTGCATTAAGAATTAATGGTGACAAGGCAGCTTTCTATAACTGCAAATTTCTTGGATTTCAAGACACATTATGTGATGATAGAGGACACCACTTTTATAGAAATTGTTACATTGAAGGCACTGTTGATTTTATTTTCGGAAGAGGAAGATCACTTTATTTg GAATCGCAACTAAATGTAGTAGATAATAAGGATTTGACATTCATCACAGCACAAGGAAAGGAGGAAAAATCAGAAAATTTTGGTTACTCATTCGTACAATGCAAAATAACTGGAAGTGGATCGGGATCATTTCTGGGACGAGCATGGAGGAAGATGCCACAGGTGATCTTCTCTTATACTGAAATGGGTGCTGTTGTTAATCCTCTTGGATGGTCAGACAATAGGCAACCTGACAGGGACAG CACGGTTTTCTTTGCAGAATATAAGAATTCAGGACTTGGATCGAATCCTAAAGGACGTGTTAAATTCACCAAGCAGCTAAAGGATGCACAAGCCAAAAACTTTCTCTCTCTTGGCTACATTCAGGGTTCTAAATGGTTGCTTCCACCTccaaagtaa